The Glycine soja cultivar W05 chromosome 3, ASM419377v2, whole genome shotgun sequence genome window below encodes:
- the LOC114406453 gene encoding vacuolar sorting protein 3-like produces MVQVESNSSMSRVVLEPHAQFDLTAHSRASSIRSLSISHSKRHRTTLLYVGTHSGTLFSLSAEDSNDSDDAVLRKLSFLRSVSVSDAAVESISVIEEFRKLLLLSDGTLFLVDSELSNRATKLSFPKGVSLVTRRRLRNNGGESEGFGSGLGSGSGSGSGLGLFQKLRMNSMKEGEVQSETGGGCVFAIVVGKRLILAELVLGNRNGKSERDDGGALVVLKEIQCVDGVVSAMVWLNDSIVVGTVNGYSLISCVTGQSSVIFSLPDVSWPPRLKLLHKEWRVLLLVDNVGVIVDPHGQPVGGSLVFRHGLDSMGEIDSYVVVVSDGKIGLYHKRHGCCVQVLPFGGEGVGRCVVASEEDKGGRLVAVATATKVVCYQKLPSVEQIKDLLRKKNYKGAISLVEELESEGEMSKDLLSFVHAQVGFLLLFDLHFKEAVDHFLLSETMQPSEVFPFIMRDPNRWSLLVPRNRYWGLHPPPAPLEDVIDDGLMTIQRASFLRKAGVETIVDNDLFLNPANRADLLESAIKNISRYLEACREKDLTESVREGVDTLLMYLYRALNSVEDMEKLASSINWCVVEELEQMLEESGHLRTLAFLCASKGMSSKAVHIWRILARNYSSGLWKDPSLENNTQNSGGNLISGRVIAAAEASKILEESSDQELILQHLGWIADINQVLAVNVLTSDKREIELSPDEVVTTIDPQKAEILQRYLQWLIEDQDCNDTQLHTLYALSLAKSAIEAFESENISENLDSGNIETRSLAMLKNSIFQIPVRERLQIFLQSSDLYDPEEVLDLIEGSELWLEKAILYRRLGQETLVLQILALKLEDSEAAEQYCAEIGRADAYMQLLEMYLDPQDDKDPMFTAAVRLLHNHGESLDPLQVLEKLSPDMPLQLASDTLLRMFRARVHHHRQGQIVHNLSRAVDIDARLSRLEERSRNVQINDESLCDSCDARLGTKLFAMYPDDTVVCYKCYRRQGESVSVSGRNFKEDILIKPGWLVSR; encoded by the exons ATGGTTCAGGTTGAAAGCAACAGCAGCATGAGCCGCGTGGTGCTGGAGCCCCACGCGCAGTTCGACCTCACCGCCCACTCACGCGCCAGCTCCATTCGATCCCTCTCAATCTCCCACTCGAAACGACACCGTACGACTCTTCTCTACGTCGGAACTCACTCCGGAACCCTATTTTCCCTCTCCGCCGAGGACTCCAACGACAGCGACGACGCCGTTTTGCGCAAGCTCTCGTTCCTGAGAAGCGTTTCGGTCAGCGACGCCGCCGTCGAGTCCATCTCGGTAATCGAAGAGTTCCGGAAGCTTCTGTTGCTGTCCGATGGGACTCTGTTCTTGGTCGACTCCGAACTCTCGAATCGCGCCACGAAATTGAGTTTCCCGAAGGGGGTTTCGTTGGTCACTAGGAGAAGGCTCAGGAACAACGGTGGAGAATCCGAGGGTTTCGGTTCGGGTTTAGGTTCAGGTTCAGGTTCGGGTTCGGGTCTAGGATTGTTTCAGAAATTGAGAATGAACTCAATGAAGGAGGGTGAAGTGCAGAGTGAGACAGGTGGTGGTTGTGTTTTTGCAATTGTTGTTGGGAAGAGGCTGATTCTCGCGGAGCTTGTTTTGGGGAATAGGAATGGGAAAAGTGAGAGGGATGATGGTGGTGCGCTTGTGGTTTTGAAGGAGATTCAGTGTGTTGATGGGGTTGTTAGTGCCATGGTGTGGCTGAATGATTCTATTGTTGTTGGTACTGTGAATGGGTACAGTTTGATTTCATGTGTTACTGGGCAGAGTAGCGTGATCTTCTCATTGCCGGACGTGTCGTGGCCGCCGAGGTTGAAGCTCTTGCACAAGGAGTGGAGGGTGCTGTTGCTGGTGGACAATGTGGGGGTTATTGTTGATCCCCATGGGCAACCCGTGGGGGGGAGTCTGGTCTTCCGGCACGGGTTGGATTCCATGGGGGAGATTGATTCCTATGTGGTGGTTGTGAGTGATGGGAAGATTGGGTTGTATCATAAGAGGCATGGTTGTTGTGTTCAGGTGTTGCCCTTCGGCGGGGAAGGGGTTGGGCGATGCGTTGTTGCCAGCGAGGAAGATAAGGGTGGGAGGCTTGTTGCTGTTGCAACTGCTACCAAG GTAGTGTGCTATCAGAAATTACCTTCTGTAGAACAAATAAAAGACCTTCTGAGGAAGAAGAACTATAAGGGAGCCATATCCTTGGTGGAGGAGCTAGAGTCAGAAGGTGAAATGTCAAAAGATTTGCTCTCGTTTGTTCATGCTCAAGTGGGATTCCTCTTGCTTtttgacttgcattttaaaGAAGCAGTGGACCACTTCTTGCTTTCTGAGACGATGCAACCTTCTGAAGTATTCCCATTTATAATGCGAGATCCAAATCGCTGGTCCTTACTG GTTCCTAGGAATAGGTATTGGGGTTTGCATCCTCCACCGGCCCCTCTTGAAGATGTAATAGATGATGGCTTGATGACAATCCAAAGAGCTTCTTTCCTGAGGAAAGCAGGTGTAGAAACAATAGTAGATAATGATCTTTTTCTCAATCCAGCAAATAGAGCTGATTTGTTGGAGTCAGCAATCAAGAACATTAGCAG GTATTTGGAGGCCTGTCGTGAAAAAGACCTAACGGAATCAGTCAGGGAGGGAGTTGACACACTACTAATGTATTTGTATAGAGCTCTAAATTCTGTTGAGGACATGGAGAAGCTGGCTTCTTCTATAAACTGGTGTGTTGTG GAGGAATTGGAGCAGATGTTAGAAGAGTCTGGGCACCTAAGGACACTTGCCTTCCTATGTGCAAGTAAAGGAATGAGCTCAAAAGCTGTGCATATTTGGCGCATCCTAGCTAGAAATTATTCATCCGGCCTCTGGAAAGACCCTTCTTTGGAGAATAATACACAGAATAGTGGGGGAAACCTTATTTCTGGCAGGGTAATTGCTGCAGCTGAAGCTTCAAAGATTCTTGAGGAATCATCTGACCAAGAATTGATTCTACAACATCTAGGATGG ATTGCAGATATCAACCAAGTTCTTGCAGTCAATGTTTTAACTTCAGACAAACGAGAGATCGAGCTTTCTCCTG ATGAAGTTGTTACAACTATTGATCCGCAGAAGGCAGAAATTTTACAGAG GTATCTCCAGTGGTTGATTGAAGACCAGGACTGTAATGATACACAGTTGCATACTTTGTACGCCCTCTCACTTGCCAAATCAGCAATTGAAGCCTTTGAATCTGAAAATATTTCTGAGAATCTTGATAGTGGAAATATAGAGACAAGAAGTTTGGCTATGTTGAAGAACTCAATCTTTCAGATTCCTGTCAGGGAAAGATTACAGATATTTTTGCAATCCTCAGACTTGTATGATCCAGAAGAAGTTCTTGACTTGATTGAAGGATCAGAATTATGGTTAGAAAAG GCTATTCTGTATAGAAGACTGGGGCAGGAGACTTTGGTCCTCCAAATTTTGGCTTT GAAACTGGAAGACAGTGAAGCTGCTGAGCAATATTGTGCTGAGATAGGAAGAGCTGATGCATATATGCA GTTGCTTGAAATGTATTTGGATCCACAAGATGATAAGGATCCCATGTTTACTGCTGCTGTTCGCCTTCTGCATAATCATGGAGAATCATTAGATCCATTGCAAGTTTTAGAG AAACTGTCTCCAGATATGCCACTTCAACTTGCTTCTGACACTTTACTAAGAATGTTCAGGGCCAGAGTTCATCATCATCGTCAAGGACAG
- the LOC114406454 gene encoding uncharacterized protein LOC114406454 produces MMMKNNLSCCVLLHFFCCCLLLPALVLSHHIHGNPASDIVDIINKNRTDEKLPRLNDSPGLGCMALQYVELCKGNCTENNVVNCRPPEDDFTEVFAPNCGVELPTFGTITGHIVGCQRKYIEPLLVFSEVLIKDKKSLSLLKNKSHTEVGVGLVGLHKGPFFWCVLFSNGQTNTTFVLENRGAGIQQKKGCYSGSTTPCSGGQKSSVAFFNIFFMCYVSILLFKLL; encoded by the exons ATGATGATGAAGAACAACCTCAGTTGCTGTGTGTTGTTGCACTTCTTTTGTTGTTGTCTCCTTTTGCCAGCTCTTGTTCTCTCCCACCACATCCATG GAAACCCTGCCAGTGACATAGTTGACATTATAAACAAGAATCGAACGGATGAAAAGCTTCCTCGCTTGAATGACAGCCCTGGTCTAGGGTGCATGGCCTTACAATACGTCGAATTATGCAAAGGGAACTGCACTGAAAACAATGTTGTAAACTGCAGACCTCCTGAAGATGACTTCACTGAAGTATTTGCTCCCAACTGCGGTGTAGAGCTACCGACTTTTGGCACCATAACCGGACACATTGTGGGCTGTCAAAGAAAGTATATCGAGCCATTGCTAGTGTTTTCTGAAGTTCTCATTAAAGATAAGAAATCGTTGTCTCTTCTGAAAAACAAATCACATACTGAGGTGGGAGTTGGCCTGGTTGGACTCCACAAAGGGCCtttcttttggtgtgttttgtttAGCAATGGACAGACAAACACTACATTTGTGCTTGAAAATCGCGGTGCAGGAATCCAGCAAAAAAAGGGGTGTTATAGTGGGAGCACTACTCCATGCAGTGGGGGGCAGAAAAGTAGTGTTGCATTTTTTAACATCTTTTTCATGTGTTATGTGTCCATTTTGCTGTTTAAACTTTTGTAA